The Panthera uncia isolate 11264 chromosome C2, Puncia_PCG_1.0, whole genome shotgun sequence genome contains a region encoding:
- the LOC125920715 gene encoding interferon-induced GTP-binding protein Mx1-like, with translation MMMGLRSQAKPVKSGLPLPGPESGLYSQYEQKVSPRTDLIGSLRTLGVERDLAPATIAVIGDQSWGRSSCGKLCRGRPPQRQW, from the coding sequence ATGATGATGGGACTCCGATCACAGGCCAAGCCCGTGAAGTCCGGTCTGCCTCTTCCGGGGCCCGAGAGCGGCCTGTACAGCCAGTACGAGCAGAAGGTGAGCCCCCGCACTGACCTCATCGGCTCCCTGCGGACCCTGGGTGTGGAGCGGGACCTGGCCCCGGCCACCATCGCTGTCATCGGGGAccagagctggggcaggagcTCCTGCGGGAAGCTCTGTCGGGGTCGCCCTCCCCAGAGGCAGTGGTAG